The Calderihabitans maritimus genomic interval TAAACCGGAATCTACTATATAAATACTGACGGCGCTTAGCAGAGCCAATGCCACCAAAATTATACCAACAATTTCCTTTTTGAGTTCCTCCTTAATTTGATTAAAAATTCCTCCCATGTTCGCTTCACCTCAACAGGGTATTCTACATATTTTCCATAAATTCCTTTTGCCATCGAGGTTTAGGGCCATTACAAAAAGATAAAGGCCTGATTGAGGCCTTAGGTGAGCTGCTCTATAATTAGTATCAGACCCAACAACCAGCAATAGACGGAAAAATACCTCAGCTTCCCTTCTCGCAGTACTTTGAGCAAACTCTTTATCGCCCAATAACCCGAAATAGCAGCCACGGCAGTTCCGATTAAATAAGGAGACAAAATTTCTCTAGAGGCAGGGCTGCTTAAGAGCTCGGCTCCTTTCAGGATGGTGGCCCCAAGAATTACCGGAATGACCACCAAAAAGGAGTACCGGGCTGCAGTCTCCCGGTTCAATCCCCTCACCAGAGCGGCAGAAATAGTAATACCGGAACGCGAAATTCCCGGTGTTACTGCCATTCCCTGAGCTATGCCTATAAACAGAGCATCCCTGAAAGACATCTCTTCCGTCCCTTTACCTCCCGAAACCAGGGTTTCCCCTATCCAAAGAAAAAAGCCGGTAACCAAAAGCATAAAACCGACGGCCAGTACCGAACCAAACAACTGCTCTACATAAGACTCAAAAACCAAGCCTATAATAGCCGTGGGAACAGTTCCTATTATTATCAAATACGTTAAACGCTGAAAAGGTTTTCTAAACAAGGACAAAATGTCCTTTCTAAAAGCTACCAGTACCGCCACCAAGGTGCCAAAATGAACCAGAATTTCGAAAGTCAGGCCGGGAGTAGATATATGCAAATAGTGTTGAGCTATCACCAGGTGGGCCGAACTGCTCACAGGTAAAAACTCAGTCAGTCCCTGTACCAACCCAAGAAATATTGCTTCCCAGACGGACATATTTTTTTCCTAATCCTCCTCTAACACCACTTGGGCAATATTGTGGGAATGGTCTCCCACCCTTTCCAAATTACTGATGATATCGAGGAAAACCACCCCTGAGCCAGGGTAACACTTGCCACAGTTCAATCTTCCAATATGACTTAGCCGCAGGCTTTTCTCCATCTCATCAATCTTCCTTTCCTGTCTCAACACCTGCTTAGCCGCGGAAACATTGTCATGCTTAAGGGCTTCGATAGCTTGAGCCAGCGTATCTTTTACTAATTCACTCATCTCCTGCAATTCCGAAAGTGCTTGCTCGGTAAAAGGTAGCCCATCTTCTATGCGGTTAAAGGCCATCTGAGCAATGTTTACCGCATGGTCTCCAACTCTTTCCAAATCGTTAACCGCATGAAGCAATCCGGTATGGCGTTTAGATAGGGCGGGATTCATCCCTCTTTGAGCAATCTGAGCCAGGTAAGCCGTGATAGCTTCATCGAGTTGATCGATAACTTTCTCCCGTTCAAAAACACTGTTTAATAATTTGGCGTCTTCTTGGAAA includes:
- a CDS encoding undecaprenyl-diphosphate phosphatase, which produces MSVWEAIFLGLVQGLTEFLPVSSSAHLVIAQHYLHISTPGLTFEILVHFGTLVAVLVAFRKDILSLFRKPFQRLTYLIIIGTVPTAIIGLVFESYVEQLFGSVLAVGFMLLVTGFFLWIGETLVSGGKGTEEMSFRDALFIGIAQGMAVTPGISRSGITISAALVRGLNRETAARYSFLVVIPVILGATILKGAELLSSPASREILSPYLIGTAVAAISGYWAIKSLLKVLREGKLRYFSVYCWLLGLILIIEQLT